A stretch of the Panicum virgatum strain AP13 chromosome 9N, P.virgatum_v5, whole genome shotgun sequence genome encodes the following:
- the LOC120692159 gene encoding homeobox-leucine zipper protein HOX8-like isoform X1, which yields MKRPTSRGSSMVSQATTDQQEDSCRYMERHGVDGDGTAAADRDDMEAGAYDEEDDDEELAGSRGGLGEKKRRLAADQVRALERSFEVDNKLDPERKARIARDLSLHPRQVAVWFQNRRARWKTKQIERDFAALRARHDALRAECDALRRDKDALAAEIRELREKVERQMDVKLESAEEMLPVAAGTAAAAAAVYKDGSTDSDSSAVFNEEASPYSGTAFDHQHQHQLHPSFTGFTSFLASSSSLSSSLPTSLYHGVSHLDQEADGFLSAAAADGFFAEAEQGAAGLGSWYGGEGW from the exons ATGAAGAGGCCTACCAGCAGAGGATCCTCAATGGTCAGCCAAGCAACCACAGATCAACAAG AAGACAGTTGCAGGTACATGGAGCGGCACGGAGTGGACGGCGATGGCACCGCCGCAGCTGATCGCGATGACATGGAGGCCGGGGCgtacgacgaggaggacgacgatgaGGAGCTCGCAGGTTCCCGCGGCGGCCTCGGGGAGAAGAAGAGGCGTCTGGCGGCGGATCAGGTGCGAGCGCTGGAGCGGAGCTTCGAGGTGGACAACAAGCTGGACCCGGAGCGCAAGGCCCGGATCGCGCGCGACCTCAGCCTCCACCCGCGCCAGGTCGCCGTCTGGTTCCAGAACCGCCGCGCGCGCTGGAAGACCAAGCAGATCGAGCGCGACTTCGCCGCGCTCCGCGCACGCCACGATGCGCTCCGGGCCGAATGCGACGCGCTCCGCCGCGACAAggacgccctcgccgccgag ATAAGGGAGCTGAGGGAGAAGGTGGAGAGGCAGATGGATGTGAAGCTGGAGTCCGCGGAGGAGATGCTTCCGGTCGCGGCGGGgacagccgctgccgccgccgctgtgtaCAAGGACGGGTCTACGGACAGCGACTCGAGCGCCGTGTTCAACGAGGAGGCGTCGCCGTACTCCGGCACGGCCTTCgaccaccagcaccagcaccaacTCCACCCGAGCTTCACGGGTTTCACCTCGTTCCTGGCCTCATCGAGCTCCCTGAGCTCCTCTCTTCCTACTTCCTTGTACCATGGGGTTTCACATTTGGATCAGGAAGCGGACGGCTTCCtcagcgctgccgccgccgacggttTCTTCGCAGAGGCGGAGCAGGGCGCCGCTGGCCTCGGCAGCTGGTACGGCGGTGAGGGTTGGTAG
- the LOC120692159 gene encoding homeobox-leucine zipper protein HOX8-like isoform X2: protein MKRPTSRGSSMVSQATTDQQDSCRYMERHGVDGDGTAAADRDDMEAGAYDEEDDDEELAGSRGGLGEKKRRLAADQVRALERSFEVDNKLDPERKARIARDLSLHPRQVAVWFQNRRARWKTKQIERDFAALRARHDALRAECDALRRDKDALAAEIRELREKVERQMDVKLESAEEMLPVAAGTAAAAAAVYKDGSTDSDSSAVFNEEASPYSGTAFDHQHQHQLHPSFTGFTSFLASSSSLSSSLPTSLYHGVSHLDQEADGFLSAAAADGFFAEAEQGAAGLGSWYGGEGW from the exons ATGAAGAGGCCTACCAGCAGAGGATCCTCAATGGTCAGCCAAGCAACCACAGATCAACAAG ACAGTTGCAGGTACATGGAGCGGCACGGAGTGGACGGCGATGGCACCGCCGCAGCTGATCGCGATGACATGGAGGCCGGGGCgtacgacgaggaggacgacgatgaGGAGCTCGCAGGTTCCCGCGGCGGCCTCGGGGAGAAGAAGAGGCGTCTGGCGGCGGATCAGGTGCGAGCGCTGGAGCGGAGCTTCGAGGTGGACAACAAGCTGGACCCGGAGCGCAAGGCCCGGATCGCGCGCGACCTCAGCCTCCACCCGCGCCAGGTCGCCGTCTGGTTCCAGAACCGCCGCGCGCGCTGGAAGACCAAGCAGATCGAGCGCGACTTCGCCGCGCTCCGCGCACGCCACGATGCGCTCCGGGCCGAATGCGACGCGCTCCGCCGCGACAAggacgccctcgccgccgag ATAAGGGAGCTGAGGGAGAAGGTGGAGAGGCAGATGGATGTGAAGCTGGAGTCCGCGGAGGAGATGCTTCCGGTCGCGGCGGGgacagccgctgccgccgccgctgtgtaCAAGGACGGGTCTACGGACAGCGACTCGAGCGCCGTGTTCAACGAGGAGGCGTCGCCGTACTCCGGCACGGCCTTCgaccaccagcaccagcaccaacTCCACCCGAGCTTCACGGGTTTCACCTCGTTCCTGGCCTCATCGAGCTCCCTGAGCTCCTCTCTTCCTACTTCCTTGTACCATGGGGTTTCACATTTGGATCAGGAAGCGGACGGCTTCCtcagcgctgccgccgccgacggttTCTTCGCAGAGGCGGAGCAGGGCGCCGCTGGCCTCGGCAGCTGGTACGGCGGTGAGGGTTGGTAG